From one Halosimplex rubrum genomic stretch:
- a CDS encoding helix-turn-helix transcriptional regulator: MLRRIELEVLATVDRGDTISELATKLDHSESYLSRAVADLVEKGLVYTERDGRRKRVIPSDARAVELYQDLVRQHSHIDFPELLTGKALEVLYYLDQPRTVSEIADRSDNYRNTVNRVLKRFRDRGLVGTADGHYKFNADFDRLHEFARELAHHLHRQRLEAVAPKGTILWEDYDEFLAQAEKEINAEGFHETGLARFAAFDLQFLLTGHRYYLYSEELDAVSPAELCCHTLLIDDGSRHRSYCLLLLSHVDVDEEDLRERAAKYDLEDEIDALLRYLETHGEVDDDRLPEWGEFQELAADYEVPLPQ; encoded by the coding sequence GTGCTCCGGCGTATCGAACTCGAGGTCCTCGCCACGGTCGACCGTGGCGACACGATCTCCGAACTCGCGACGAAGCTCGACCACAGCGAGAGTTACCTCTCTCGTGCCGTCGCCGACCTCGTCGAGAAGGGACTCGTCTACACGGAACGCGACGGCCGCCGAAAACGAGTCATCCCGTCAGACGCTCGTGCCGTCGAGCTCTACCAGGACCTCGTCCGCCAGCACTCCCACATCGACTTCCCCGAACTGCTGACCGGGAAGGCACTCGAGGTGCTGTACTACCTCGACCAGCCGCGAACCGTCTCCGAGATCGCCGACCGGAGCGACAACTACCGCAACACGGTCAACCGGGTCCTCAAGCGGTTTCGCGACCGTGGGCTCGTCGGGACGGCCGACGGCCACTACAAGTTCAACGCCGACTTCGACCGCCTCCACGAGTTCGCCCGTGAACTCGCACACCATCTGCATCGCCAACGCCTCGAAGCCGTCGCCCCGAAGGGCACGATTCTCTGGGAGGACTACGACGAATTCCTCGCGCAGGCCGAGAAGGAGATCAACGCAGAGGGGTTCCACGAAACCGGCCTCGCACGGTTTGCGGCCTTCGACCTTCAGTTCCTGCTCACCGGCCACCGCTACTATCTCTACTCCGAGGAGCTCGACGCAGTCTCGCCCGCGGAGCTGTGTTGTCACACGCTGCTAATCGACGACGGCAGCCGCCACCGCTCGTACTGTCTCCTCCTGCTCAGCCACGTTGACGTCGACGAGGAGGACCTCCGAGAGCGAGCGGCGAAGTATGACCTCGAAGACGAAATCGACGCCTTGCTCCGCTATCTCGAAACGCACGGAGAGGTCGACGACGACCGGCTCCCGGAGTGGGGCGAGTTCCAGGAGCTGGCGGCTGACTACGAGGTGCCACTACCACAATGA
- a CDS encoding M24 family metallopeptidase: MDPDLSALDESLDEQGVDGYLIHADSTDSTQYYLSGFDAPDPFVTLYDGEVRLFFGRSLEFGRAKREARAASVERAIDYDYGAYSEEYGPREATYRSLADFLEAHGVDSVAAPPRFPLHTADGLRDLGVSVTVDREDTVTGIRAVKTDEEIENVREAQKANEAAMHAAEDLIAGADVVDGTLHHEGEPLTSEAVKTEIEVTLLRHGCALDETIVACGTDAADPHDRGSGPLAADEPIIIDIFPQDKATKYHADMTRTFCRGEPTEAVREWYDLTEDAYRAALDAVEPGATGADVHAAACDVYEDAGEPTLRSDEGTETGFIHSTGHGVGLDVHEGPSLAPSGEELQPGHVITIEPGLYDPEVGGVRIEDLVVVTEDGYENLTDYRVELEV; encoded by the coding sequence ATGGACCCGGATCTGTCCGCGCTCGACGAGTCCCTCGACGAACAGGGCGTCGACGGCTACCTCATCCACGCGGACTCGACGGACTCGACGCAGTACTACCTCTCGGGGTTCGACGCGCCGGACCCGTTCGTCACCCTCTACGACGGCGAGGTGCGGCTGTTCTTCGGGCGCAGCCTGGAGTTCGGCCGCGCCAAGCGCGAGGCCCGCGCCGCGAGCGTCGAGCGCGCCATCGACTACGACTACGGCGCCTACAGCGAGGAGTACGGCCCTCGCGAGGCCACGTACCGCTCGCTCGCGGACTTCCTCGAGGCCCACGGCGTCGACAGCGTGGCCGCGCCGCCGCGGTTCCCGCTCCACACCGCCGACGGCCTGCGCGATCTCGGCGTCTCGGTGACCGTCGACCGCGAGGACACCGTCACCGGCATCCGCGCGGTCAAGACCGACGAGGAGATCGAGAACGTTCGAGAGGCGCAGAAAGCGAACGAAGCCGCGATGCACGCCGCCGAGGACCTGATCGCCGGCGCCGACGTGGTCGACGGCACACTCCATCACGAGGGCGAACCGCTGACGAGCGAGGCCGTCAAGACGGAGATCGAGGTGACGCTGCTCCGACACGGCTGTGCGCTCGACGAGACCATCGTCGCCTGTGGCACCGACGCCGCCGACCCCCACGACCGCGGCAGCGGCCCGCTGGCGGCCGACGAGCCGATCATTATCGACATCTTCCCGCAGGACAAGGCGACGAAGTACCACGCCGACATGACCCGGACCTTCTGCAGGGGCGAGCCGACGGAGGCGGTCCGTGAGTGGTACGACCTGACCGAGGACGCCTATCGCGCCGCCCTCGACGCCGTCGAACCCGGAGCCACTGGTGCGGACGTACACGCGGCCGCCTGCGACGTGTACGAGGACGCCGGCGAGCCGACGCTCCGCAGCGACGAGGGGACCGAGACGGGGTTCATCCACTCGACCGGCCACGGCGTCGGCCTCGACGTCCACGAGGGGCCGAGCCTGGCCCCCAGCGGGGAGGAGCTACAGCCGGGCCACGTCATCACGATCGAGCCGGGGCTGTACGACCCAGAAGTCGGCGGCGTCCGCATCGAGGACCTCGTGGTCGTCACCGAGGACGGCTACGAGAACCTGACCGACTACCGGGTCGAACTGGAGGTCTGA
- the aroA gene encoding 3-phosphoshikimate 1-carboxyvinyltransferase, translating to MDATIERSTVEGRARAPPSKSYTHRAILAAGYGTDATVRDPLVSADTQATRRAVEAYGGETALAEDRSTLEVAGFDGLPDVPADVVDCANSGTTMRLTTATAALADGLTVLTGDGSLRSRPQRPLLDAIEQLGGRAESTRANGQAPLVIGGPVDGGTAAIPGDVSSQFVTALLMAGAVSEDGITVDLETELKSAPYVDITIEVLEAFGVEATETEAGYRVEGGQTYAPEGGEYHVPGDFSSMSYLLAAGALAAPDGLVIEGAYPSAQGDAAIVDVLERMGADIDWDREAGEIAVSRSDLTGVEVSVADTPDLLPTIAVLGAAADGTTSIVDCEHVRYKETDRVSVMADSLTEMGAAVVEERDRLSIRGAETDLRGATLPGRDDHRIIMSLAVAGLVADGETTITEAEDVDVSFPGFFDTLESLGAIVSNSD from the coding sequence ATGGACGCTACCATCGAGCGGTCGACGGTCGAGGGCCGGGCGCGCGCCCCGCCGTCGAAGAGCTACACGCACCGGGCGATCCTCGCCGCGGGCTACGGGACCGACGCCACGGTCCGGGACCCGCTCGTCAGCGCCGACACGCAGGCCACGCGCCGCGCCGTCGAGGCCTACGGCGGCGAGACCGCCCTCGCCGAGGACCGGTCGACCCTCGAAGTCGCCGGATTCGACGGACTCCCCGACGTGCCCGCCGACGTGGTCGACTGCGCCAACAGCGGGACGACGATGCGGCTCACCACCGCCACGGCCGCCCTCGCCGACGGCCTGACCGTCCTCACCGGCGACGGGTCGCTGCGCTCGCGCCCCCAGCGCCCCCTGCTGGACGCCATCGAACAGCTCGGCGGGCGGGCGGAGAGCACCCGCGCCAACGGCCAGGCGCCGCTCGTGATCGGCGGTCCCGTCGACGGCGGTACGGCCGCCATTCCGGGCGACGTGTCCTCGCAGTTCGTCACCGCGCTGCTGATGGCCGGCGCCGTCTCCGAGGACGGGATCACCGTCGACCTCGAGACCGAACTCAAGTCCGCGCCGTACGTCGACATCACGATCGAGGTGCTGGAGGCCTTCGGCGTCGAGGCCACCGAGACCGAAGCGGGGTACCGCGTCGAGGGCGGCCAGACCTACGCGCCCGAGGGCGGCGAGTACCACGTCCCCGGCGACTTCTCCTCGATGTCCTATCTCCTCGCCGCCGGCGCGCTCGCCGCGCCCGACGGCCTCGTCATCGAGGGCGCCTACCCCAGCGCACAGGGCGACGCCGCCATCGTCGACGTGCTCGAACGGATGGGCGCCGACATCGACTGGGACCGCGAGGCCGGCGAGATCGCGGTCTCCCGGTCCGACCTGACCGGCGTCGAGGTGAGCGTCGCCGACACGCCCGACCTCCTCCCGACCATCGCCGTCCTCGGCGCGGCCGCCGACGGCACCACCTCCATCGTCGACTGCGAACACGTCCGCTACAAGGAGACCGACCGCGTCAGCGTCATGGCCGACTCGCTGACGGAGATGGGCGCCGCCGTCGTCGAGGAACGCGACCGGCTCTCGATCCGCGGCGCCGAGACCGACCTCCGCGGCGCCACGCTCCCGGGCCGCGACGACCACCGGATCATCATGTCGCTGGCCGTCGCCGGCCTGGTCGCCGACGGCGAGACGACGATCACCGAGGCCGAGGACGTCGACGTGTCCTTCCCCGGCTTCTTCGACACGCTCGAATCCCTCGGCGCGATCGTCTCGAACTCCGACTGA
- the msrA gene encoding peptide-methionine (S)-S-oxide reductase MsrA — MTDTETATLAGGCFWCIEAAFEELDGVGDVTSGYAGGDTEDPTYRQVCSGSTGHAEVVQVEYDPDTIAYEDLLEVFFRIHDPTTEDRQGPDVGSQYRSAVYYHDDEQKAVVERFVHNLQSGGEFDSYENDEIVTEIAPLDTFWVAEEKHQNYYEKNPGDRYCQFHAEPKVKKVREQFGSKAAQSDD; from the coding sequence ATGACCGACACGGAGACCGCGACACTGGCCGGCGGCTGTTTCTGGTGTATCGAGGCGGCGTTCGAGGAACTCGACGGCGTCGGCGACGTCACCTCCGGCTACGCCGGGGGGGACACCGAGGATCCCACCTACAGGCAGGTCTGCTCGGGCTCGACGGGTCACGCCGAGGTCGTCCAGGTTGAGTACGATCCCGATACCATCGCCTACGAGGACCTGCTGGAGGTGTTCTTCCGCATCCACGACCCGACGACGGAGGACCGCCAGGGGCCGGACGTGGGGTCGCAGTACCGCTCGGCCGTCTACTACCACGACGACGAGCAGAAGGCGGTCGTCGAACGGTTCGTCCACAACCTCCAGAGCGGCGGCGAGTTCGACAGCTACGAGAACGACGAGATCGTCACCGAGATCGCGCCGCTGGACACCTTCTGGGTCGCCGAGGAGAAACACCAGAACTACTACGAGAAGAACCCGGGCGACCGCTACTGCCAGTTCCACGCCGAGCCGAAGGTGAAGAAGGTCCGCGAGCAGTTCGGCTCGAAGGCCGCCCAGTCCGACGACTGA
- a CDS encoding ISH6 family transposase, whose protein sequence is MHATIDVRFTISIDEDKTVPLATLAEFVTEQNVESVLLESMVESLDASRVEALCGEKHAHGNGDQRFQRAGTDTRTAVTTAGEHEFDLHYVEDTAADHDESSYFRPVEDVLSFDGQNRYQQDIAAKSVDLATSVSYRDAADHGDGILSKMPSPTTINRRAKEYGNKLKQFLPDCVADTDADAVIPDGTKCHSQDDDRAYHSVQATLGEDTAKESRSLLDLSINADWDETAAKLDDMDAVTDDATVVSDADEGIVTAFTDENRNHQLDLVHVGRTLDYNLWDDGVFSLDRRNEIVSEVIDEVFHLKNSVAKHRPNEEFAAIRERIARTTERIEKTAWQLDQFGSEKAAGYLQRWLPSIVTFAEQAVEGFEVPWTSNPVERLMGEVSKRCKNQWMRWTTEGLEAILQLRLVKYADPEHYQSFLDELLQRSTKTAMSCDLSIESTRGKL, encoded by the coding sequence ATGCACGCCACAATCGACGTGCGGTTCACGATTAGCATCGACGAGGACAAAACGGTACCGCTCGCCACGCTTGCCGAATTCGTTACCGAGCAGAACGTCGAATCTGTACTGCTCGAATCGATGGTCGAGAGCCTCGACGCGAGCCGCGTCGAGGCGCTCTGTGGTGAGAAACACGCTCACGGCAATGGTGATCAGCGATTCCAACGCGCCGGTACTGACACCCGCACAGCCGTCACAACCGCCGGTGAGCACGAATTCGACCTTCACTACGTCGAAGACACCGCCGCTGACCACGACGAATCCAGCTACTTCCGGCCCGTCGAAGATGTTCTCAGCTTCGACGGGCAAAACCGCTATCAGCAGGACATCGCCGCCAAGAGCGTCGATCTCGCTACTTCGGTCAGCTATCGTGACGCTGCTGACCACGGCGACGGCATCCTCTCGAAGATGCCGTCGCCGACCACCATCAATCGTCGCGCCAAAGAGTACGGCAACAAGCTCAAGCAGTTCCTTCCAGACTGTGTCGCTGACACAGACGCTGACGCCGTTATTCCTGACGGCACGAAGTGTCACAGCCAAGACGACGACCGCGCGTACCACTCCGTCCAGGCCACGCTCGGCGAAGATACTGCCAAGGAATCACGCTCTCTGCTGGATCTCTCGATCAACGCTGACTGGGACGAGACAGCCGCCAAACTCGATGACATGGACGCAGTCACTGACGACGCGACGGTCGTCAGTGACGCTGATGAGGGTATCGTCACGGCATTTACCGACGAAAACCGTAATCATCAACTTGATCTCGTCCACGTCGGCCGAACGCTGGACTACAACCTCTGGGACGACGGCGTGTTCTCCTTGGATCGGCGGAACGAGATCGTCTCGGAGGTGATCGACGAGGTGTTCCATCTGAAGAATTCGGTCGCCAAGCACCGTCCAAACGAGGAGTTCGCGGCGATCCGCGAGCGGATCGCGCGAACGACCGAGCGTATCGAGAAGACAGCGTGGCAGTTGGATCAGTTCGGGTCAGAGAAAGCTGCGGGGTATCTACAGCGGTGGCTGCCGTCGATCGTGACGTTTGCCGAGCAGGCTGTCGAGGGGTTCGAGGTGCCGTGGACCTCGAACCCCGTCGAACGGCTGATGGGCGAAGTCAGCAAGCGGTGCAAGAACCAGTGGATGCGCTGGACAACGGAGGGGTTAGAGGCGATACTCCAGCTTCGGCTGGTGAAGTACGCCGATCCAGAGCACTACCAGTCGTTCCTCGACGAACTGCTCCAGCGATCGACCAAAACAGCAATGAGCTGTGACCTCTCAATTGAGAGCACCAGAGGCAAACTCTAG
- a CDS encoding CBS domain-containing protein, giving the protein MTSDVVTVGIDATLDDAVGKLVTEGVGSVVVVDGETPTGIVTETDALEAAHERGQSLGEIAVRDLAHPPLVTTDPDRTVQRVARTMAEEGVKKVVVTEGLSVAGIVTLTDVVYHVADLRKEAAAAAEDLADRDWQRGG; this is encoded by the coding sequence ATGACGTCCGACGTGGTGACCGTCGGCATCGACGCGACGCTCGACGACGCCGTGGGGAAACTCGTCACGGAAGGCGTCGGGAGCGTCGTCGTGGTCGACGGCGAGACGCCCACCGGGATCGTCACCGAGACGGACGCGCTCGAAGCGGCCCACGAGCGGGGGCAGTCCCTCGGCGAGATCGCCGTCCGCGACCTGGCCCATCCGCCGCTCGTGACGACCGACCCCGACCGGACCGTCCAGCGCGTCGCGCGGACGATGGCCGAGGAGGGAGTGAAGAAGGTGGTCGTGACCGAGGGGCTGTCGGTCGCCGGGATCGTCACACTGACCGACGTGGTGTATCACGTCGCCGACCTCCGGAAGGAGGCCGCCGCGGCCGCGGAGGACCTCGCCGACCGGGACTGGCAGCGCGGCGGCTGA
- a CDS encoding pectinesterase family protein, whose translation MASEAAEGYDYVVDADGNGDYERLQAAIDGAKSFPSDRVSIFVRDGVYEEKVRVHAWNTKVDLVGESPEGTILTHDDHFDRIDRGRNSTFFTYTLKVDGNDFTARNLTVRNAAGPDADQAVALHVEADRAAFERCRFEGNQDTVYAAGEGSRQYFRDCRVEGTTDFVFGAATAVFEDCEIRSKADSYVTAASTPRREPFGYVFDDCAFTAESDVSEVYLGRPWRDHAHVAVIRSHLGSHVRPDGWHDWSRPEARETATYVEYENDGPGSADPDERASWASELTAAAADRYAAESVLGGGDAGESPWYRVDAE comes from the coding sequence ATGGCCTCCGAAGCAGCCGAGGGATACGACTACGTCGTCGACGCGGACGGGAACGGGGACTACGAACGCCTGCAGGCGGCGATCGACGGCGCGAAGTCGTTCCCGTCCGACCGCGTCTCGATCTTCGTCAGGGACGGGGTGTACGAGGAGAAGGTGCGAGTCCACGCCTGGAACACGAAGGTCGACCTGGTCGGCGAGAGCCCGGAGGGCACGATACTCACGCACGACGACCACTTCGACCGGATCGACCGCGGGCGCAACAGCACGTTCTTCACCTACACGCTGAAGGTCGACGGGAACGACTTCACCGCCCGGAACCTGACCGTGCGGAACGCGGCCGGGCCGGACGCCGACCAGGCCGTCGCGCTCCACGTCGAGGCCGACCGGGCCGCATTCGAGCGGTGCCGATTCGAGGGGAACCAGGACACGGTCTACGCCGCCGGCGAGGGGTCGCGACAGTACTTCCGCGACTGCCGCGTCGAGGGGACGACCGACTTCGTGTTCGGGGCCGCCACCGCCGTCTTCGAGGACTGCGAGATCCGCTCGAAGGCCGACTCGTACGTCACGGCGGCCTCGACGCCGCGACGCGAGCCGTTCGGCTACGTCTTCGACGACTGTGCGTTCACCGCCGAATCGGACGTCTCCGAGGTGTACCTGGGCCGGCCCTGGCGGGACCACGCCCACGTCGCCGTTATCCGCTCGCACCTGGGGTCGCACGTCCGCCCCGACGGCTGGCACGACTGGTCGCGCCCGGAAGCCCGGGAGACCGCCACGTACGTCGAGTACGAGAACGACGGCCCCGGTTCGGCGGATCCGGACGAGCGAGCGTCCTGGGCGAGCGAACTGACGGCGGCGGCGGCCGACCGCTACGCCGCGGAGAGCGTTCTCGGTGGGGGAGACGCCGGGGAGTCCCCCTGGTATCGAGTCGACGCCGAGTAG
- the aroC gene encoding chorismate synthase — protein sequence MNGNEFGRLFRFTTFGESHGEAMGCTVSGCPAGVEISEEEVQKELDRRKPGQSMITTSRGEPDEVSIKSGTLEGYTTGTPIGMVIQNKDARSGKYEPFITAPRPSHGDYTYSAKFGTRNWGGGGRSSARETVNWVAAGAVAKQVLDQSDHDVQVKAHVNQIGDITAEDVTWADMLEHTEENEVRCADPEVAEEMRDAIDRYQNEGDSIGGSVYFECRGVPRGLGAPRFDSFAARMGKAMFSIPATTAVEYGQGREARETRGIDRNEDWEFDDGTRDDVVSEAGDPVPVGNDHGGLQGGITTGEPVYGEVTWHAPVSIPKKQETVDWETGETKEAQVVGRHDPSLPPRAVPVVEAMLRVTILDFMLLGGRINPDRLDDRPGEYDTAYHPESPQNDPDDADTMTETVDED from the coding sequence ATGAACGGTAACGAGTTCGGCCGGCTCTTCCGGTTCACGACGTTCGGCGAGAGCCACGGGGAGGCGATGGGCTGTACGGTGTCGGGCTGTCCGGCTGGGGTCGAGATCTCCGAGGAGGAGGTACAGAAGGAACTCGACCGGCGCAAACCCGGCCAGTCGATGATCACGACCTCCCGGGGCGAGCCCGACGAGGTCTCCATCAAGTCGGGGACCCTGGAGGGCTACACGACCGGGACGCCGATCGGCATGGTCATCCAGAACAAGGACGCCCGCTCGGGCAAGTACGAGCCGTTCATCACGGCGCCCCGTCCGTCCCACGGCGACTACACCTACTCCGCGAAGTTCGGCACGCGCAACTGGGGCGGCGGCGGTCGCTCCTCGGCCCGCGAGACCGTCAACTGGGTCGCCGCGGGCGCCGTCGCCAAGCAGGTTCTCGACCAGTCCGACCACGACGTGCAGGTCAAGGCGCACGTCAACCAGATCGGCGATATCACCGCCGAGGACGTGACCTGGGCGGACATGCTCGAACACACCGAGGAGAACGAGGTCCGCTGTGCCGACCCCGAGGTCGCCGAGGAGATGCGCGACGCCATCGACCGCTACCAGAACGAGGGCGACTCCATCGGCGGCTCGGTCTACTTCGAGTGTCGCGGCGTCCCCCGCGGCCTGGGCGCCCCCCGCTTCGACTCGTTCGCCGCCCGGATGGGCAAGGCGATGTTCTCCATCCCGGCGACGACGGCCGTCGAGTACGGTCAGGGCCGCGAGGCCCGCGAGACTCGCGGCATCGACCGCAACGAGGACTGGGAGTTCGACGACGGCACCCGCGACGACGTGGTCAGCGAGGCGGGCGACCCCGTCCCCGTCGGCAACGACCACGGCGGCCTCCAGGGCGGGATCACCACCGGCGAACCCGTCTACGGCGAGGTCACCTGGCACGCGCCCGTCTCCATCCCGAAGAAACAGGAGACCGTCGACTGGGAGACCGGCGAGACGAAGGAGGCCCAGGTCGTCGGCCGCCACGACCCGAGCCTGCCGCCCCGCGCCGTCCCCGTCGTCGAGGCGATGCTCCGCGTGACGATCCTCGACTTCATGCTGCTCGGCGGCCGCATCAACCCCGACCGCCTCGACGACCGGCCAGGTGAGTACGACACCGCCTACCATCCGGAGAGCCCGCAGAACGACCCCGACGACGCCGACACGATGACCGAGACGGTCGACGAGGACTGA
- a CDS encoding Cdc6/Cdc18 family protein, producing MTFENGSDSADSSQEATNGDGGGISIRDRLQTESSGGVFANKDLVRSDTIIDEDRIVGRDDQLGRVVDNLKPVLQNEGIPDMLLSGPSGTGKSLIIHAVCKQIVELCESQGKTFGVISINCEGPKTADRAVYRLVKAAADDLGVDPGVPQTGVSTDQKLERLYELMREYYDGVLFILDEIDMLEGPYQEAEYNSLIYQLSRARKLADFDGPISLTTITNYADFMKDLNSRAQSSYNPDDIFFDDYDANQLRSILRNRRDAFKPDSLADDVVPLVAAFGSQTHGDARKAIDLLRWAGELAERRGADTVIETDVRDAQEKYTENRKLRHISGISTQKKLSIYAVAATAHYAREHPEWIPAGPAFKTYQFIADTMDADQYSRETFVNHVTEQSTYGVLDFERRGKGRGRGVHMYFSLSEDPETIMETIREDSRFEDLAHEEATIRAVVRERLKQFRSKN from the coding sequence ATGACCTTCGAAAACGGATCAGATTCCGCTGATTCGTCTCAAGAAGCAACTAATGGCGACGGTGGCGGCATCTCAATTCGTGATCGGCTCCAAACCGAGTCGTCCGGTGGCGTTTTCGCGAACAAAGACCTCGTCCGGTCAGATACCATCATCGACGAAGATCGTATCGTCGGTCGCGACGACCAGCTAGGCCGTGTCGTCGACAACCTAAAACCAGTCCTCCAGAATGAGGGGATCCCCGATATGCTTCTGAGTGGTCCTTCTGGAACAGGGAAGTCGCTCATCATTCATGCGGTCTGCAAACAGATCGTCGAACTGTGTGAATCCCAAGGCAAGACCTTCGGGGTCATTTCAATCAACTGCGAGGGGCCGAAGACTGCAGATCGGGCTGTCTATCGGTTAGTCAAAGCTGCTGCCGACGACCTCGGCGTTGATCCTGGTGTTCCCCAAACCGGCGTCTCAACGGATCAGAAGCTGGAGCGACTGTACGAACTCATGCGAGAGTATTACGACGGTGTCCTCTTCATTCTCGATGAGATCGATATGCTCGAGGGACCGTATCAGGAAGCAGAGTACAATTCTCTCATCTACCAGCTTTCACGGGCTCGCAAACTCGCCGACTTTGATGGTCCCATCTCGCTCACGACGATCACGAACTACGCCGACTTTATGAAGGACCTCAACAGCCGCGCACAGAGCTCTTACAACCCTGACGACATCTTCTTCGACGATTACGATGCGAACCAGCTCCGTAGTATTCTCCGCAACCGGCGGGACGCCTTCAAGCCAGACTCACTTGCAGATGACGTTGTTCCGCTTGTTGCTGCGTTCGGTTCCCAAACGCACGGGGATGCGCGGAAAGCGATTGATCTCCTCAGATGGGCTGGCGAATTAGCCGAGCGGCGTGGGGCTGACACGGTTATTGAGACTGATGTCCGTGATGCTCAGGAAAAATACACCGAAAACCGCAAGCTCCGCCATATCAGCGGCATTTCGACTCAAAAGAAACTCTCCATCTACGCTGTGGCGGCCACTGCCCACTACGCAAGAGAACATCCTGAGTGGATCCCTGCTGGACCTGCGTTCAAGACGTATCAATTCATTGCCGATACGATGGATGCGGACCAGTACAGTCGCGAGACGTTCGTAAATCACGTCACAGAGCAGAGTACGTACGGTGTACTGGACTTCGAGCGTCGGGGCAAGGGGCGAGGCAGAGGAGTGCATATGTATTTCTCCCTCTCCGAAGATCCGGAAACGATCATGGAGACGATCCGTGAGGATTCCCGGTTCGAAGATCTAGCTCACGAAGAGGCGACTATCAGAGCGGTTGTCCGCGAACGGCTGAAGCAGTTCCGGAGTAAGAACTGA
- a CDS encoding universal stress protein, with amino-acid sequence MYDDILLPTDGSKGTTETVEHAIAIARDNDATVHVLYVVDSRRYRAAEADTKDEIVRSLEVEGERAVEDLEVDLEDEGLAVETEMRDGIPHREIVEYVDEAGIDLVVMGTHGRTGRDRVQNLGSVTDRVVEDVHTPVLVVDIGD; translated from the coding sequence ATGTACGACGATATCCTGTTGCCGACGGACGGGAGCAAGGGGACGACCGAGACGGTGGAACACGCGATCGCCATCGCGCGGGACAACGACGCGACGGTCCACGTCCTGTACGTCGTCGACAGCCGCCGCTACCGCGCGGCCGAGGCGGACACGAAAGACGAGATCGTCCGCTCGCTGGAGGTCGAGGGCGAGCGCGCCGTCGAGGACCTGGAGGTCGACCTCGAAGACGAGGGTCTCGCCGTCGAGACCGAGATGCGTGACGGCATCCCCCACCGCGAAATCGTCGAGTACGTCGACGAGGCGGGCATCGATCTCGTGGTGATGGGCACCCACGGCCGCACCGGCCGCGACCGCGTGCAGAACCTCGGGAGCGTCACCGACCGCGTCGTCGAGGACGTACACACGCCCGTTCTCGTCGTCGACATCGGCGACTGA
- a CDS encoding uracil-DNA glycosylase, with product MDARQDELSNPFGMDEDCTNCPKLVETRERIVHGYGDVGADFVVIGDQPSAAADETGVPFAGEGSLVWDILDRVGLVEGDPGAAEPEPDEVFLTYVTRCRQPDRAATDEEVTACEAYRSSELRMINPEIIVPVGQRAIEALAFQYTTKSEDELDVRELHATTMRGRGFELVPMLDPSDQTPEQTEAFVEHFADLLGTDYRQTKGRQGSLETGRGPDDGE from the coding sequence ATGGACGCGCGCCAGGACGAACTGTCCAACCCCTTCGGGATGGACGAAGACTGCACGAACTGCCCGAAACTGGTCGAGACGCGCGAGCGGATCGTCCACGGCTACGGCGACGTGGGCGCCGACTTCGTCGTCATCGGCGACCAGCCCAGCGCGGCGGCCGACGAGACCGGCGTCCCCTTCGCCGGCGAGGGGTCGCTCGTGTGGGACATCCTCGACCGCGTCGGTCTAGTCGAGGGCGACCCCGGCGCCGCCGAACCCGAACCGGACGAGGTCTTTCTCACCTACGTGACCCGCTGCCGTCAGCCCGATCGGGCGGCCACCGACGAGGAGGTCACCGCCTGCGAGGCGTATCGCTCCAGCGAGCTCCGGATGATCAACCCCGAGATCATCGTGCCCGTCGGCCAGCGCGCCATCGAGGCGCTGGCCTTCCAGTACACCACCAAGAGCGAAGACGAACTGGACGTGCGGGAACTGCACGCGACGACGATGCGCGGTCGCGGCTTCGAACTCGTCCCCATGCTCGACCCGTCCGACCAGACGCCCGAACAGACCGAGGCGTTCGTCGAGCACTTCGCCGATCTGCTGGGGACGGACTACCGCCAGACGAAGGGACGCCAGGGCAGTCTGGAGACCGGCCGCGGCCCCGACGACGGGGAGTAA